A genome region from Camelina sativa cultivar DH55 chromosome 10, Cs, whole genome shotgun sequence includes the following:
- the LOC104718183 gene encoding bifunctional riboflavin kinase/FMN phosphatase-like has protein sequence MDKIKSLPGASRLIRHLKCHGVPMALASNSSRANIESKIAHHKGWKECFSVIIGRDEVAKGKPAPDIFLEAAKRLNKDPADCLVIEDSVPGVMAGKAAGTKVIAVPSVPKQTHLYTSADEVINSLLDIRPEEWGLPPFQDWIENTLPIDPWHIGGPVIKGFGRGSKVLGIPTANLSAKDYASELVEHPSGVYFGWAGLPTRGVYKMVMSIGWNPFFDNKEKTIEPWLLHDFTEDFYGEELRLIIVGYIRPEANFTSLESLVAKIHEDREVAERALDLPSYAKFKGDPYLTK, from the exons ATGGACAAGATCAAATCCCTTCCTGGTGCCAGTCGGTTGATTAGACATTTGAAGTGTCATGGAGTACCTATGGCATTGGCTTCCAATTCTTCAAGGGCAAATATTGAATCCAAAATTGCTCATCATAAAG gttGGAAGGAATGCTTCTCGGTTATTATTGGTCGCGATGAAGTTGCCAAAGGAAAGCCTGCTCCTGATAT TTTTCTTGAAGCAGCTAAAAGATTGAATAAAGATCCAGCTGACTGTTTGGTTATTGAAGATTCTGT ACCTGGTGTTATGGCTGGTAAAGCTGCTGGGACTAAAGTGATTGCTGTTCCTTCTGTGCCTAAACAAACACATCTTTATACATCTGCAGACGAAGTCATCAATTCTCTACTCGACATAAGACCAGAGGAATGGGGTCTTCCTCCATTTCAAGACT GGATAGAGAACACTTTACCAATTGATCCATGGCATATTGGAGGTCCAGTTATCAAAGGATTTGGCCGTGGCTCTAAAGTACTCGGAATCCCCACAG CTAACTTGTCAGCAAAGGATTACGCTAGTGAACTAGTAGAACATCCTTCGGGAGTGTACTTTGGTTGGGCGGGATTGCCAACAAGAGGTGTCTACAAAATGGTCATGAGCATTGGTTGGAATCCTTTTTTCGATAACAAGGAGAAAACTATT GAGCCATGGTTGCTTCACGATTTCACTGAAGATTTCTACGGGGAAGAGCTACGTCTTATAATTGTTGGCTATATACGCCCTGAg GCTAATTTCACTTCACTGGAAAGCCTAGTCGCAAAGATTCACGAGGACAGAGAAGTTGCAGAGAGAGCTCTTGATCTTCCATCGTATGCGAAGTTCAAAGGTGATCCTTATCTGACAAAatga